A DNA window from Helianthus annuus cultivar XRQ/B chromosome 15, HanXRQr2.0-SUNRISE, whole genome shotgun sequence contains the following coding sequences:
- the LOC110912802 gene encoding uncharacterized protein LOC110912802, which translates to MSGGVGPSGDILLKEEEPKHDQQQPQHQPLPPEAQQKAHIRRGIFSFQQLNALAVAVVLSASGMVAVEDFAFVIFSFFYMYFMSKVAFPTLHPSNNHQVFDDKNRLLRVYSFVGVVVGLILPVAYIFEGILEGDKEGIKAATPHVFLLASQYFLEGVAISARFSSPMQMLVLVVYNSTRIFALMEWVRCEVSKVEQEFHGSSRRLYMGTVLAVVNLVYWGFNLFGFLLPFYLPTAFKRYYSEGKNVKD; encoded by the exons ATGTCAGGTGGTGTTGGTCCTAGTGGCGACATACTCCTCAAGGAAGAAGAACCTAAACATGATCAACAACAACCTCAACATCAACCACTACCACCAGAAGCCCAACAAAAAGCCCATATCCGACGTGGCATCTTCTCGTTCCAACAGCTCAATGCGTTAGCGGTCGCGGTGGTCCTGTCGGCCTCGGGCATGGTTGCGGTTGAAGATTTCGCGTTTGTAATATTCTCATTCTTTTACATGTACTTCATGTCCAAAGTTGCGTTCCCCACTCTCCATCCGTCCAACAATCACCAGGTTTTCGACGATAAGAACCGTCTCCTCCGCGTCTACTCGTTCGTTGGTGTTGTTGTCGGACTTATTCTTCCGGTGGCGTACATATTTGAAGGGATTCTTGAAGGAGATAAAGAAG GTATCAAAGCAGCAACTCCACATGTGTTCTTGTTGGCCAGCCAGTATTTTCTAGAAGGGGTGGCGATTTCGGCCCGGTTTTCGTCCCCGATGCAGATGCTGGTGCTGGTGGTGTATAACTCCACAAGAATATTTGCGTTGATGGAGTGGGTGAGATGCGAGGTATCGAAAGTGGAACAGGAGTTTCATGGAAGTAGTAGAAGGTTGTATATGGGGACAGTGTTGGCAGTTGTTAACTTGGTGTATTGGGGGTTTAATTTGTTTGGGTTTTTGTTGCCGTTTTATCTTCCGACAGCTTTTAAGAGGTACTACTCCGAGGGAAAGAATGTTAAGGATTAA
- the LOC110912801 gene encoding serine carboxypeptidase-like 7, which produces MKSTYIRLSLLMIIVHLTPFSNTKSIIKNLPGFHGDLPSAFETGYVEVGDNNEAQFFYYFVESQRDPSRDPLLLYLTGGPGTPALYPFMYQIGPLTISLERSTKDNITLELNPNALTKAASIIFLDLPIGVGFSYATTFEASKSGDSILALQTYEFLKKWLSMHPRFRNNPLYISGISYMGIIIPVVTLEVYKGNEHGNQPHLNIKGYFIISPLTDKFSDFNSRLEFAHRLALISDDIYNSAKESCHGNYVDKDLNNVLCSSALQRMDECTSGINPSNILEPLCEDLDTDPTCSLDRIYLEVWANDKDVQKALHVREGTVKMWQLDNGNFHRDSENTTYSFDIFSSFVYHKLLVDRNCQVLIINGDHDMTFPYVGTMAWITSLNLPIENPWAPWFVRNQVAGYRTIYRKNGYSLMHATVKGAGHSVPVYKPEEASVIINSWLTSHTYLRDY; this is translated from the exons ATGAAGTCTACTTACATACGGCTCTCTCTTTTGATGATCATTGTGCATCTCACACCTTTTTCTAACACAAAATCAATTATCAAAAATCTCCCTGGTTTTCATGGTGATCTACCTTCTGCTTTTGAAActgg ATACGTAGAAGTGGGAGATAACAATGAAGCCCAGTTTTTCTACTATTTCGTTGAGTCTCAAAGAGACCCGTCGCGCGATCCTCTTCTTCTTTATCTCACCGGTGGCCCGGGCACCCCAGCATTGTATCCGTTCATGTATCAAATAG GTCCACTAACTATTAGTCTTGAACGTTCAACAAAGGATAACATTACGTTGGAGTTAAATCCCAATGCATTGACAAAG GCTGCTAGTATAATATTTCTAGATCTACCGATCGGTGTAGGGTTTTCGTATGCTACAACATTTGAAGCATCAAAGAGTGGTGATTCCATCTTAGCTTTACAAACTTATGAGTTTCTTAAAAAG TGGCTCTCTATGCATCCGAGGTTTCGCAATAATCCGTTGTACATATCTGGTATTTCATACATGGGCATTATAATACCAGTAGTTACTCTAGAAGTGTATAAAG GTAATGAACATGGAAATCAACCACATCTGAATATCAAA GGATACTTTATAATTAGCCCTCTCACTGATAAATTCAGTGATTTTAACTCAAGATTAGAGTTTGCTCACAGGCTTGCACTAATATCTGATGATATCTACAAT TCAGCGAAAGAATCTTGTCATGGTAATTACGTCGATAAGGATCTGAACAACGTGTTATGTTCAAGTGCGCTTCAACGGATGGATGAA TGCACGAGTGGAATTAACCCGTCGAATATATTGGAGCCGCTTTGTGAAGATTTAGATACGGATCCAACTTGT TCCCTTGATAGGATATATTTAGAGGTTTGGGCAAACGATAAAGATGTGCAAAAAGCTCTCCATGTTCGTGAG GGAACAGTTAAAATGTGGCAGCTAGACAATGGTAATTTTCATCGCGATTCAGAGAACACCACATACTCATTCGACATCTTCAGTAGTTTCGTATATCATAAACTACTTGTTGATAGAAACTGCCAAGTTTTGATCATCAA CGGTGATCATGATATGACTTTTCCATATGTCGGCACGATGGCATGGATAACATCTCTCAACCTTCCAATCGAAAACCCATGGGCACCATGGTTTGTTAGAAATCAAGTTGCTGG GTATCGGACCATATATAGAAAGAATGGATACTCTTTAATGCATGCAACCGTTAAG GGTGCAGGGCATTCAGTGCCAGTATACAAGCCTGAAGAAGCTTCGGTTATTATCAATTCATGGCTCACTTCACATACCTATTTACGTGATTACTAA